In Mesorhizobium sp., one DNA window encodes the following:
- a CDS encoding class I SAM-dependent methyltransferase: MAVTEAHAELMDDVYRWQRHVYDATRKYYLLGRDRMIDRLDARPGSAVLELGCGTGRNIALAARRFPEARLFGLDISAQMLATAQASLARAGLGDKVRLARGDATDFDPLALFGRAAFDRVYISYSLSMIPDWQGCVSQAMRAIAPGGSLHVVDFGRQELLPDWFKAALRAWLAKFHVAPRDDLREVLESISREAGASLEYESLFRGYAVHAIMRSN; the protein is encoded by the coding sequence ATGGCCGTCACCGAGGCCCACGCCGAGTTGATGGACGACGTCTACCGCTGGCAGCGCCACGTCTACGACGCGACCCGCAAATACTATCTCCTCGGCCGCGACCGGATGATCGACCGGCTTGACGCGCGGCCGGGCTCGGCGGTGCTCGAACTCGGCTGCGGCACCGGCCGCAACATCGCCCTCGCCGCGCGACGTTTTCCCGAGGCGCGGTTGTTCGGCCTCGACATTTCCGCGCAGATGCTGGCGACGGCCCAGGCATCGCTCGCTCGCGCCGGCCTCGGCGACAAGGTGCGGCTCGCCCGGGGCGATGCGACGGACTTCGATCCGCTGGCGCTGTTCGGCCGCGCCGCCTTCGACCGCGTCTACATCTCCTATTCGCTGTCGATGATCCCCGACTGGCAGGGCTGCGTCAGCCAGGCGATGCGGGCAATCGCGCCCGGCGGATCGCTGCACGTCGTCGATTTCGGCCGGCAGGAGCTGCTGCCTGACTGGTTCAAGGCGGCACTGCGCGCCTGGCTCGCCAAATTTCACGTCGCGCCGCGCGACGATCTGCGCGAAGTGCTTGAATCGATCTCGCGGGAAGCCGGCGCAAGCCTCGAATATGAATCGCTTTTCCGCGGCTATGCCGTTCACGCGATCATGCGGTCGAACTGA
- a CDS encoding DUF3419 family protein, which produces MTDISAGSGIATRRHVGRAVYQHKALSKDGLSERLFALLFSGLVYPQIWEDPEIDMEAMQLGEGHRVVTIASGGCNMLAYLTASPAHIDVVDLNAAHVALNRLKLAAARHLPGQQDFVRFFGTSGAGHNAMAYDRFIAPHLDTASRAYWEKRDLLGRRRISVFDRNFYRTGLLGFCIALGHRVAKLHGVDPAEIMQARTIAEQRRFFREQLAPLFDRRFIRTATARKASLFGLGIPPAQYDALVTAGEDGMAGVLRDRLEKLACHFPLGDNYFAWQAFARRYPSSGEAALPRYLDRAHFPAIRANAARVTVHHANYAELLAGKPAASVDRYVLLDAQDWMTDAQLNGLWSEITRTAAPGARAIFRTAAAPSLLPGRVSSALLDQWDHREEQSRDLSARDRSAIYGGFHLYVKR; this is translated from the coding sequence ATGACCGACATTTCCGCAGGTTCCGGCATCGCCACGCGACGCCATGTCGGCCGAGCCGTCTACCAGCACAAGGCGCTGAGCAAGGACGGCCTGTCGGAGCGCCTGTTCGCGCTGCTCTTCTCGGGCCTCGTCTACCCGCAGATCTGGGAAGATCCGGAGATCGACATGGAGGCGATGCAACTCGGCGAAGGCCACCGCGTCGTCACCATCGCCTCGGGCGGCTGCAACATGCTCGCCTACCTCACCGCCTCGCCTGCCCATATCGACGTGGTCGACCTCAACGCCGCCCATGTCGCGCTCAACAGGCTGAAGCTCGCCGCCGCGCGCCATCTCCCGGGCCAGCAGGATTTCGTCCGCTTCTTCGGCACGTCCGGCGCCGGCCACAATGCGATGGCCTACGACCGTTTCATCGCGCCTCACCTCGACACGGCGAGCCGCGCCTATTGGGAGAAACGCGATCTCCTCGGCCGCCGCCGCATCTCCGTGTTCGACCGAAATTTCTACCGGACCGGCCTGCTCGGTTTCTGCATCGCGCTCGGCCATCGCGTGGCCAAGCTGCACGGCGTCGATCCGGCCGAGATCATGCAGGCCAGGACCATCGCCGAGCAGCGCCGCTTCTTCCGCGAGCAGCTCGCCCCGCTGTTCGACCGCCGCTTCATCCGCACGGCGACCGCGCGCAAGGCTTCGCTGTTCGGGCTGGGCATCCCGCCGGCGCAGTACGACGCCCTCGTCACCGCCGGCGAAGATGGCATGGCGGGCGTGTTGCGCGACCGGCTGGAAAAGCTCGCCTGCCATTTTCCGCTCGGCGACAACTATTTCGCCTGGCAGGCCTTTGCCCGCCGATACCCCTCGTCCGGCGAGGCCGCCCTGCCCCGCTATCTCGACCGCGCGCATTTCCCGGCGATCCGCGCCAATGCCGCCCGCGTCACCGTTCACCACGCCAACTATGCCGAACTGCTCGCCGGCAAGCCCGCCGCCAGCGTCGACCGCTACGTCCTGCTCGACGCCCAGGACTGGATGACCGACGCGCAGCTGAACGGCCTGTGGAGCGAGATCACCCGCACGGCGGCTCCCGGCGCCCGCGCCATCTTCCGCACCGCCGCCGCGCCAAGCCTCCTTCCCGGCCGCGTCTCGTCCGCGCTTCTCGACCAGTGGGATCATCGCGAGGAACAGTCCCGCGACCTCTCCGCCCGCGACCGCTCGGCGATCTATGGCGGCTTCCACCTCTACGTGAAGCGCTGA
- a CDS encoding cupin domain-containing protein has translation MTRRDFDPATVTPDGRPPAKARLFDGTQVGPYRGSVNGEVLGAGVTVLTYGNDEPGTGPVLHVHPYDEVFVVTQGRARFFVGDEIIDAEAGETVLGPAGVPHRFVNLGPGRLQTIDIHHSPKWVQTNLA, from the coding sequence ATGACCCGACGCGATTTCGACCCCGCCACCGTCACGCCCGACGGTCGCCCGCCGGCCAAGGCCCGCCTGTTCGACGGCACGCAAGTCGGCCCCTATCGCGGTTCGGTGAACGGCGAGGTGCTCGGTGCGGGAGTGACCGTGCTGACCTACGGCAACGACGAGCCGGGGACGGGCCCCGTCCTGCATGTGCATCCCTATGACGAGGTCTTCGTCGTCACGCAGGGCCGGGCGCGGTTCTTCGTCGGCGACGAGATTATCGATGCCGAGGCGGGCGAGACGGTGCTCGGGCCGGCCGGCGTGCCGCACCGCTTCGTCAATCTCGGTCCGGGGCGTCTGCAGACGATCGACATCCACCACTCGCCGAAGTGGGTGCAGACGAATTTGGCGTGA
- a CDS encoding hydantoinase B/oxoprolinase family protein — MTSTIWDFWIDRGGTFTDVIGRAPDGSLHPRKLLSENPEAYSDAAVQGIRDLLGLKAGEPIPAGRVGDVKMGTTVATNALLERKGDRVLLLITKGFRDALRIAYQARPDIFAKQIILPEQLYERVIEVPERVRVDGTLDTVLDLGAVRGEIAAAKADGIDAVAIVFMHAWKHPDHEGRAEDLCREIGFSQISVSHKVSPLIKLVGRGDTTVVDAYLSPILSRYVQRVAGELGVKDAENSPRLMFMMSSGGLTAADMFQGKDALLSGPAGGVVGMVETAGLAGFDKVIGFDMGGTSTDVAHYDGEYERAFDTEVAGVRVRAPMMRIHTVAAGGGSILHYADGRFQAGPDSAGANPGPACYRRGGPLAVTDANVMLGKLQPDFFPAIFGPAQDQPLDAGIVRARFSELAGKIGDGRTPEAVAEGFITIAVENMANAIKKISVQRGYDVTEYLLNCFGGAGGQHACLVADALGMESVLVHPFSGLLSAYGIGLASVFASRQQALIKPLADESVAEIDALIETLREKVFEELAAQGVPEDAIRWRPVLMIRYDGTDTALPVDFAERSLDIARRDFETAHKAQFGFVYDDKPMIVESIDLQGNDGRAAGRDETSRPTVDDAPVASETRRMFCEGEWRDAGVFRREELRPGNRVLGPALVIESHQTIVVEPGWQAEITARDHVLLRRVEKKRRMAALGTEADPVMLEVFNNLFMAIAEQMGVTLQNTAYSVNIKERLDFSCAVFDRTGALVANAPHMPVHLGSMDRSVETIIRLNQGDIHPGDVFALNAPYNGGTHLPDITVVTPVFSDDQREILFFTASRGHHADVGGTAPGSMTPLATTVDEEGVLFDNFRIVDRGRFMEKELHSLLTDHPWPARNPHQNIADLKAQIAANEKGVAELRKMVDHFGLDVVEAYMGHVQDNAAESVRRVLLSLPDESVYEYPTDTGQTIKVKITVDRERREATVDFTGTSPVMKNNFNAPEPVARAAVLYAFRVMVEANIPMNAGCLRPINIIIPEGCMLRPSYPAAVVAGNVETSQHVTNAMFGAMGALANAQGTMNNLTYGNETYQYYETICSGSPAGRFNDGTGFDGTSGVHTHMTNSRLTDPEILELRFPVLLEDFHIREGSGGKGKWHAGDGTRRTIRFLEEMECAILSSHRAAPPRGVAGGGDGQVGRTEVRRFDGRIETLRACDQTMLKPGEAVIVTTPTPGGFGKA; from the coding sequence ATGACCTCCACCATTTGGGATTTCTGGATCGATCGCGGCGGCACATTCACCGACGTCATCGGCCGCGCGCCCGACGGCTCGCTGCACCCGCGCAAGCTTCTCTCCGAAAATCCCGAGGCCTATAGCGACGCCGCGGTGCAGGGCATCCGCGACCTGCTCGGCTTGAAGGCGGGCGAGCCGATCCCGGCCGGCCGCGTCGGCGACGTGAAGATGGGCACGACCGTCGCCACCAATGCGCTTCTGGAGCGCAAGGGCGACCGCGTTCTGCTGCTGATCACCAAGGGCTTTCGCGATGCGTTGCGCATCGCCTATCAGGCGCGGCCGGACATCTTCGCCAAGCAGATCATTCTGCCCGAACAGCTCTACGAGCGCGTGATCGAAGTGCCGGAACGGGTGCGGGTCGACGGAACGCTGGACACCGTGCTCGACCTCGGCGCCGTGCGCGGCGAGATCGCCGCCGCGAAGGCCGACGGCATCGACGCCGTCGCGATCGTCTTCATGCATGCCTGGAAGCATCCCGACCATGAAGGCAGGGCCGAGGATCTCTGCCGCGAGATCGGCTTCAGCCAGATCTCCGTCAGCCACAAGGTCTCGCCGCTGATCAAGCTGGTCGGCCGCGGCGACACGACCGTCGTCGACGCCTACCTGTCGCCGATCCTGTCGCGCTACGTGCAGCGGGTAGCCGGGGAACTGGGGGTGAAGGACGCCGAGAACTCCCCCCGCCTGATGTTCATGATGTCGTCGGGCGGGCTCACCGCCGCCGACATGTTCCAGGGCAAGGACGCGCTGCTGTCCGGCCCCGCCGGCGGCGTCGTCGGCATGGTCGAGACCGCCGGACTTGCCGGCTTCGACAAGGTCATCGGCTTCGACATGGGCGGCACCTCGACCGACGTGGCGCACTACGACGGCGAATACGAGCGCGCCTTCGACACCGAGGTGGCCGGCGTGCGCGTCCGCGCGCCGATGATGCGCATCCACACGGTCGCGGCCGGCGGCGGCTCGATCCTGCACTATGCCGACGGCCGCTTCCAGGCCGGGCCGGATTCGGCAGGCGCGAACCCGGGGCCCGCCTGCTATCGCCGCGGCGGCCCGCTCGCCGTCACCGATGCCAACGTCATGCTGGGCAAGCTTCAGCCGGATTTCTTTCCGGCGATCTTCGGTCCGGCTCAGGACCAGCCGCTCGACGCCGGCATAGTGCGCGCGCGCTTTTCGGAACTGGCCGGGAAGATCGGCGACGGCCGCACGCCGGAGGCGGTGGCCGAGGGCTTCATCACCATCGCCGTCGAGAACATGGCCAACGCCATCAAGAAGATCTCGGTCCAGCGCGGCTACGACGTCACCGAATACCTGCTCAACTGCTTCGGCGGCGCCGGCGGCCAGCACGCCTGCCTGGTCGCCGATGCGCTCGGCATGGAATCTGTTCTGGTGCACCCGTTCTCGGGCCTGCTGTCGGCCTATGGTATTGGCCTTGCGTCCGTCTTCGCCTCGCGACAGCAGGCGCTCATCAAGCCGCTGGCCGACGAATCCGTCGCCGAGATCGACGCGCTGATCGAGACGCTGCGTGAAAAGGTGTTCGAGGAACTGGCGGCGCAGGGCGTGCCGGAGGACGCGATTCGCTGGCGCCCCGTTCTGATGATCCGCTACGACGGCACCGATACGGCCTTGCCGGTGGACTTTGCCGAGCGCTCCCTCGACATCGCCCGTCGCGACTTCGAGACTGCGCACAAGGCCCAGTTCGGCTTCGTCTACGACGACAAGCCGATGATCGTTGAATCGATCGACCTCCAGGGAAATGACGGCCGCGCCGCCGGCCGCGACGAGACCAGCCGGCCGACCGTGGACGATGCCCCCGTCGCTTCCGAAACGCGCAGGATGTTCTGCGAGGGCGAATGGCGGGACGCAGGCGTCTTCCGCCGCGAAGAACTTCGCCCCGGCAACCGCGTCCTCGGTCCGGCGCTGGTCATCGAGAGCCACCAGACGATCGTCGTCGAGCCCGGCTGGCAGGCCGAGATCACCGCGCGCGACCATGTGCTGCTGCGCCGCGTGGAGAAGAAGCGGCGCATGGCGGCCCTCGGCACCGAGGCCGATCCGGTGATGCTGGAAGTGTTCAACAATTTGTTCATGGCGATCGCCGAGCAGATGGGCGTGACGCTGCAGAACACCGCCTATTCGGTCAACATCAAGGAACGGCTCGACTTCTCCTGCGCCGTCTTCGACCGCACCGGCGCGCTTGTTGCCAACGCACCGCACATGCCGGTGCACCTGGGCTCCATGGATCGTTCGGTCGAGACGATCATCCGGCTCAACCAGGGCGACATCCATCCGGGCGACGTCTTTGCGCTGAATGCGCCCTACAATGGCGGCACGCATCTGCCGGACATCACCGTCGTGACGCCGGTCTTCAGCGACGACCAGCGCGAAATCCTGTTCTTCACCGCCTCGCGCGGCCACCACGCCGATGTCGGCGGCACGGCGCCCGGTTCGATGACGCCGCTGGCCACCACCGTCGACGAAGAGGGCGTGCTGTTCGACAATTTCCGCATCGTCGACCGCGGCCGCTTCATGGAAAAGGAGCTGCATTCCCTCCTGACCGACCATCCCTGGCCGGCGCGCAACCCGCACCAGAACATCGCCGACCTGAAGGCCCAGATCGCCGCCAACGAGAAGGGCGTGGCGGAACTGCGCAAGATGGTCGACCATTTCGGGCTCGACGTCGTCGAGGCCTATATGGGCCACGTGCAGGACAATGCGGCCGAAAGCGTGCGCCGCGTGCTGCTCTCGCTACCGGACGAGTCCGTCTACGAGTATCCGACCGACACCGGCCAGACGATCAAGGTGAAAATCACCGTCGACCGCGAGAGACGCGAGGCGACGGTCGACTTCACCGGCACCTCGCCGGTGATGAAGAACAATTTCAACGCGCCCGAGCCAGTCGCCCGCGCGGCCGTGCTCTATGCCTTCCGCGTCATGGTGGAGGCCAACATCCCGATGAATGCGGGGTGCCTCAGGCCGATCAACATCATCATTCCCGAAGGCTGCATGCTGCGGCCGAGCTACCCGGCCGCGGTGGTCGCCGGCAATGTCGAGACTTCGCAGCACGTCACCAACGCGATGTTCGGCGCCATGGGCGCGTTGGCGAATGCGCAGGGCACGATGAACAACCTGACCTACGGCAACGAGACGTATCAGTATTACGAGACGATCTGCTCCGGCTCGCCGGCCGGCCGCTTCAACGACGGCACCGGCTTCGACGGCACGTCGGGCGTCCACACCCACATGACCAATTCGCGCCTCACCGATCCGGAAATCCTCGAACTCCGCTTCCCCGTCCTGCTGGAGGACTTCCACATCCGCGAAGGCTCCGGCGGCAAGGGCAAGTGGCACGCCGGCGACGGCACCAGGCGCACCATCCGCTTCCTCGAGGAAATGGAATGCGCGATCCTCTCCTCCCATCGCGCCGCCCCGCCGCGCGGCGTGGCGGGCGGCGGCGACGGCCAGGTCGGCAGGACGGAGGTGCGCCGCTTCGACGGCCGCATCGAAACGCTGCGCGCCTGCGACCAGACGATGCTGAAACCCGGCGAGGCGGTGATCGTCACCACGCCGACGCCGGGAGGATTTGGGAAAGCCTGA
- a CDS encoding TRAP transporter substrate-binding protein — translation MKHFVPLAFGALAAGLFATGASFAQTAWDMPTPYPDGNFHTKNIAEFAAEVDAKTGGSLKITVHSNQSLIKHPDIKTAVRDGIAPIGELLVSRLENESPIYGVDSVPFLASSYDLSKKLYDAQKPYLEKLLGEQGLQLLFSVPWPPQGIYAKKEIKAVADLEGLKFRAYNLGTERVAALAKMVPTQIEASDIPTAFATGRVEAMITSPSTGSDSKAWDFVSHYHDTQAWLPRNMVIVNKTAFDALSDAEKVAVTEAAAAAETRGWAASVEETAAKTKVLQDNGMTIVTPSDELKAGFAEIGKTIAGEWKERAGADGAALLNAFGQ, via the coding sequence ATGAAACATTTCGTACCGCTAGCGTTCGGTGCTCTCGCCGCGGGCCTTTTCGCCACCGGCGCGTCCTTTGCGCAAACTGCGTGGGACATGCCCACTCCCTATCCGGATGGCAATTTCCACACCAAGAACATCGCCGAATTCGCCGCCGAGGTGGACGCCAAGACCGGCGGCAGCCTCAAGATCACGGTCCACTCCAACCAGTCCCTGATCAAGCATCCCGACATCAAGACCGCGGTGCGAGACGGGATCGCCCCCATTGGCGAACTGCTGGTGTCGCGCCTCGAGAACGAGAGCCCGATCTACGGCGTCGATTCCGTGCCGTTCCTTGCCTCCAGCTACGACCTGTCGAAGAAGCTCTACGACGCGCAGAAGCCATATCTTGAGAAGCTGCTCGGCGAGCAGGGCCTCCAGCTCCTGTTCTCCGTGCCGTGGCCGCCGCAGGGCATCTACGCCAAGAAGGAGATCAAGGCGGTGGCGGATCTCGAAGGTCTGAAATTCCGCGCCTACAATCTCGGCACCGAGCGCGTCGCCGCACTTGCCAAGATGGTGCCGACGCAGATCGAGGCCTCCGACATCCCGACGGCGTTTGCGACCGGCCGCGTCGAGGCGATGATCACCTCGCCCTCCACTGGCTCGGACTCGAAGGCTTGGGACTTCGTTTCGCACTACCACGACACGCAGGCCTGGCTGCCGCGCAACATGGTTATCGTCAACAAGACAGCGTTCGACGCGTTGAGCGATGCCGAGAAGGTCGCCGTTACTGAAGCCGCCGCGGCGGCCGAGACACGCGGCTGGGCCGCCTCGGTCGAGGAAACCGCAGCCAAGACCAAGGTGCTCCAGGACAACGGCATGACCATCGTCACGCCGAGCGACGAGCTGAAGGCAGGCTTTGCCGAGATCGGCAAGACGATTGCCGGCGAGTGGAAGGAGCGGGCAGGAGCCGACGGCGCGGCGCTGCTGAACGCGTTCGGGCAGTAG
- a CDS encoding TRAP transporter small permease subunit, which translates to MRRLLDLTYRVAGYAAAAALLTIFSLVCVQVLARLLDGGMRTLGLVPFGFIVPSIAEICGYLLAIASFLALAHTFAVGGHIRVNLLIEHLAPAPRRWIETAVGFAAAALAGYATVAVARLALKSWTFNDVSFGFVAVPLWLPQALMALGLGLLTVALVDTSWQVARRGAVQPGRSEV; encoded by the coding sequence ATGCGACGACTGCTCGACCTGACCTACCGCGTCGCGGGCTATGCGGCCGCTGCCGCGCTGCTGACCATCTTCTCGCTCGTCTGCGTGCAAGTGCTCGCTCGCCTGCTCGATGGCGGCATGCGGACTCTCGGACTGGTGCCGTTCGGCTTCATCGTGCCGTCGATCGCGGAAATTTGCGGCTACCTCCTCGCGATCGCAAGCTTTCTGGCGCTCGCCCATACTTTCGCGGTCGGCGGCCACATCCGTGTCAACCTGTTGATCGAGCATCTCGCACCCGCGCCGCGTCGCTGGATCGAGACGGCAGTCGGCTTCGCCGCGGCCGCGCTCGCCGGCTACGCGACCGTCGCGGTCGCACGTCTCGCTCTCAAGAGCTGGACCTTCAACGACGTCTCGTTCGGTTTCGTGGCGGTGCCGCTGTGGCTGCCGCAGGCGCTGATGGCGCTAGGTCTGGGCCTGCTGACGGTCGCGCTCGTCGATACGAGCTGGCAGGTGGCGCGGCGGGGCGCCGTTCAGCCCGGTCGCTCGGAGGTCTGA
- a CDS encoding TRAP transporter large permease subunit: MGLFEISALLVVVMLCALALGLWVAFSLSAVALVALATKPAIPAAQVLATSFWSASTSWDLTALPMFIWMGEILFRSRLSEDMFAGISPFVRRLPGRLAHVNVLGCAVFAAVSGSSAATTATVGKISLPELKKRGYDDRLAIGSLAGSGTLGLLIPPSIILIVYGAAVEESIARLFVAGVVPGIVLAILFMGYVAVWAMLNPAKMPPREERVPWAGKLRSARGLLPVALLIAGVIGSIYGGLASPTEAAVIGVALSLLLAWAQGALSRASFGEGLMAATVTSCMIAFILAGAAVLTTAMGFTGLPRELAAWIGTLGLSPMALLLALTVLFVALGCFLDGISMVVLTTAVIMPLVTQAGFDLVWFGIYLVIVVEMAQITPPVGFNLFVIQGLTGRNLFDIARATLPFFVLMAAMVALLAAFPDLALWLPRTMFAAS, encoded by the coding sequence ATGGGCCTGTTCGAAATATCCGCGCTCCTCGTTGTCGTCATGCTTTGTGCGTTGGCGCTCGGGCTTTGGGTCGCGTTCTCGCTGTCGGCCGTCGCGCTCGTGGCGCTGGCCACCAAGCCTGCCATCCCCGCCGCCCAGGTGCTTGCGACGTCGTTCTGGAGCGCGTCGACCTCGTGGGATCTGACCGCGCTGCCAATGTTCATCTGGATGGGCGAAATCCTGTTCAGATCGCGTCTGTCGGAAGACATGTTCGCCGGCATATCGCCGTTCGTGCGGCGCCTGCCGGGCAGGCTTGCGCATGTCAACGTGCTGGGCTGCGCCGTCTTCGCCGCCGTTTCCGGATCTTCGGCAGCGACCACCGCGACGGTCGGCAAGATCTCGTTGCCGGAACTCAAGAAGCGGGGCTATGACGACCGGCTGGCGATCGGAAGCCTGGCGGGCTCGGGGACCCTGGGACTGTTGATACCGCCCTCGATCATCCTGATCGTTTACGGCGCGGCCGTGGAGGAATCGATCGCGCGCCTGTTCGTCGCTGGGGTCGTTCCCGGCATCGTCCTGGCGATCCTGTTCATGGGGTATGTCGCCGTCTGGGCAATGCTCAATCCTGCGAAGATGCCGCCTCGTGAGGAGCGTGTTCCCTGGGCGGGGAAATTGCGTTCGGCACGTGGCCTCTTGCCGGTTGCCCTGCTCATCGCCGGCGTCATCGGGTCGATCTACGGGGGGCTCGCGTCGCCGACGGAGGCAGCCGTCATCGGCGTCGCGCTAAGCCTGTTGCTCGCATGGGCGCAGGGCGCGCTGAGCCGCGCCAGCTTTGGCGAGGGTCTGATGGCGGCGACCGTGACCTCCTGCATGATCGCCTTCATTCTCGCCGGTGCCGCGGTGCTCACGACGGCAATGGGGTTCACCGGACTTCCGCGCGAACTGGCGGCGTGGATCGGCACGCTCGGACTGTCGCCGATGGCGTTGCTGTTGGCGTTGACGGTTCTGTTCGTCGCGCTCGGCTGCTTCCTGGACGGCATCTCCATGGTCGTCCTGACGACGGCCGTGATTATGCCCCTGGTGACGCAGGCGGGCTTCGATCTCGTCTGGTTCGGCATCTATCTCGTCATCGTGGTCGAGATGGCGCAGATCACGCCGCCGGTAGGCTTCAATCTTTTCGTCATCCAGGGCCTGACCGGCCGCAACCTGTTCGACATCGCCCGCGCAACGCTGCCGTTCTTTGTGCTGATGGCCGCGATGGTGGCGCTGCTTGCGGCATTCCCGGATCTCGCACTCTGGCTGCCGCGCACGATGTTCGCGGCGTCGTGA
- a CDS encoding winged helix DNA-binding protein, with amino-acid sequence MGDTSKFGPIVSSAHLADGALPALSELEFGMTLAGNAFERWMVRCMTAAGEPGLAAIDVQVLHSSNHRGRPKRLSDLCIMLGIEDTHVVIYAIKKLEKRGLVKSSRAGKEKLIGATPKGVETCLRYRAVREALLVESVKSLGLDPNAISAVAATLRALSGHYDQAARAAASL; translated from the coding sequence GTGGGCGATACTTCGAAATTCGGACCGATCGTGTCCTCTGCGCATCTGGCAGACGGCGCGCTGCCCGCTCTGTCGGAGCTCGAGTTCGGCATGACGCTGGCCGGCAATGCTTTCGAACGGTGGATGGTCCGCTGCATGACGGCCGCGGGCGAGCCCGGCCTCGCGGCGATCGACGTGCAGGTTTTGCATTCGTCCAATCACCGGGGCCGCCCGAAGCGCTTGTCCGACCTGTGCATCATGCTTGGCATCGAGGACACGCATGTCGTGATCTACGCGATCAAGAAACTGGAGAAGCGAGGGCTGGTGAAGAGCAGCCGCGCGGGCAAGGAAAAGTTGATCGGCGCGACTCCGAAGGGGGTCGAGACCTGCCTGCGCTACCGTGCGGTGCGCGAGGCGCTGCTGGTCGAGTCGGTCAAGAGCCTGGGACTCGATCCGAATGCGATATCCGCGGTAGCCGCGACGCTAAGGGCGCTCTCCGGCCACTACGATCAGGCTGCGCGCGCAGCCGCTTCCCTATAA
- a CDS encoding DnaJ family molecular chaperone: MSMWSRLGDFVSRVSSTAFSGVIEALRTVFEGDPALRRKVAFSIALIALSAKMAKADGIVTQDEVRAFQQIFSVPTEQVRNVARLYDLAKGDIAGFEAYAARMAALFDDDSDRAAVLEDILDGLFHIAKADGLVHEREIGFLRRTAEIFAFEEREFDRILARHTLSAGANPYQVLGVSTSASLDEVKQRYRSLVSQNHPDRLIARGMPEEFIAIATRRLAAINIAFEAIEQTLLRV, from the coding sequence ATGTCGATGTGGTCGCGTCTTGGCGATTTCGTTTCGCGGGTTTCCAGCACAGCCTTCTCGGGTGTGATCGAGGCGTTGCGTACGGTCTTCGAGGGCGACCCGGCGTTGCGCCGAAAGGTTGCGTTCTCGATCGCGCTTATCGCCTTGTCAGCCAAGATGGCAAAAGCCGACGGCATCGTTACGCAGGACGAGGTGCGCGCATTCCAGCAGATCTTTTCCGTGCCGACTGAGCAGGTGCGCAACGTCGCGCGACTCTATGACCTGGCAAAGGGGGATATCGCCGGGTTCGAAGCCTACGCGGCGCGAATGGCCGCGCTGTTCGACGATGATTCCGATCGCGCGGCGGTTCTGGAGGACATCCTCGACGGCCTCTTCCATATCGCCAAGGCCGATGGCCTCGTCCACGAGCGGGAGATCGGCTTTCTCAGGCGCACGGCGGAGATTTTTGCCTTCGAGGAGCGCGAGTTCGACCGCATCCTGGCGCGGCACACGCTCTCCGCCGGCGCAAATCCCTATCAGGTGCTCGGCGTTTCGACGTCGGCGTCGCTCGACGAGGTCAAGCAGCGCTACCGCAGCCTTGTCTCGCAGAACCATCCCGACCGGCTGATCGCGCGCGGCATGCCGGAGGAATTCATCGCCATCGCAACCCGCCGGCTTGCCGCGATCAACATCGCCTTCGAGGCGATCGAGCAAACGCTCCTTCGGGTATGA
- a CDS encoding N-acetylmuramoyl-L-alanine amidase — MSGFVADFAGAEVRVSPNFGPRRDVLRADMIILHYTGMESGEAAERWLCEPTSEVSCHYLVHEDGRIVQMVREADRAWHAGRGSWQGVSDINSRSIGIEIVNPGPLAGHPPFPDAQIDAVTALCRDISSRLNIPRERILAHSDVAPGRKIDPGPAFPWEVLHARGVGHLPSPRHPVAIDPIAADEEGEHVECIQSMLNLYGYGIEITGRFDAWTKTVVEAFQLHFRRRKVDGVVDPETHALLTALVAELPKLPSR; from the coding sequence ATGAGCGGGTTCGTCGCTGATTTTGCCGGTGCCGAGGTCAGGGTCTCCCCGAATTTCGGTCCGCGCCGGGACGTGTTGCGCGCCGACATGATCATTCTTCATTATACCGGAATGGAGAGCGGCGAGGCGGCTGAACGATGGCTGTGCGAGCCGACGAGCGAGGTGTCGTGTCACTATCTCGTGCACGAGGACGGACGGATCGTCCAGATGGTGCGCGAAGCGGACAGGGCCTGGCATGCCGGACGCGGCTCCTGGCAGGGGGTGAGCGACATCAATTCGCGGTCGATCGGAATCGAGATCGTCAATCCCGGGCCGCTGGCCGGCCACCCGCCATTTCCCGATGCCCAGATCGACGCCGTCACAGCGCTCTGCCGCGACATTTCCTCTCGTCTGAACATCCCGAGGGAGCGAATCCTCGCGCATTCCGACGTCGCGCCGGGGCGCAAGATCGATCCCGGACCGGCCTTTCCCTGGGAGGTGCTCCATGCGCGCGGCGTCGGGCACTTGCCGTCGCCGCGGCACCCGGTGGCGATCGATCCGATTGCGGCCGACGAGGAGGGAGAGCATGTCGAATGCATTCAGTCGATGCTCAATCTCTACGGCTACGGTATTGAAATCACTGGCCGTTTCGACGCCTGGACGAAAACGGTGGTGGAGGCGTTCCAGCTCCACTTCCGGCGCCGGAAGGTGGATGGTGTCGTCGATCCGGAAACCCACGCGCTGTTGACTGCCCTGGTCGCCGAGCTGCCAAAGTTGCCGTCACGATAG